One region of Asterias rubens chromosome 5, eAstRub1.3, whole genome shotgun sequence genomic DNA includes:
- the LOC117290063 gene encoding uncharacterized protein LOC117290063 produces the protein MEYAVCLRVLCALVLSNIFINEVLADVCYVGQERDGARYKWVLDVRDPCECTKIRLGGVNTIPPASRPGKTRYMEDLVLGDDAQQIREWLNCPEKTTLETETTSSLPVTSTHVVTSTLAVTSTPDVTSTPALTSIFTSLCDPVELTATQARHTAYLVASLNAQSVWELDFSLSDTAKGLIFLSRSNNEADNLFKIIIEMNAIEVHNSLDQQLLRADESIGTTRHTLTIGDGKLELDSRNLETNLKLDLTGLAYVKFGCDSGTACIWTLHEVLCSWK, from the exons ATGGAGTATGCGGTTTGCCTCCGAGTTCTGTGCGCGTTGGTTCTATCCAACATTTTCATCAATG AAGTATTAGCTGATGTGTGTTATGTTGGCCAAGAAAGAGACGGCGCCCGTTACAAATGGGTTTTGGATGTCCGCGACCCGTGCGAGTGCACCAAAATACGTCTCGGGGGAGTCAACACAATTCCCCCGGCAAGCAGACCGGGCAAAACACGGTACATGGAGGATTTAGTCCTCGGTGATGATGCCCAACAGATCAGAGAATGGCTGAATTGCCCGGAGAAGACAACTCTGGAAACAG AAACAACATCATCGCTCCCGGTGACGTCAACGCATGTTGTAACATCAACGCTCGCGGTGACGTCAACGCCTGATGTCACGTCAACGCCCGCGCTGACGTCAATATTTACATCACTGTGTGACCCAGTAGAGCTTACAGCGACCCAAGCTCGGCATACCGCTTATCTGGTTGCTTCTCTCAACGCGCAATCGGTCTGGGAACTAGACTTCAGTCTTTCAGACACTGCAAAGGGACTTATTTTCCTCAGTCGCAGCAACAATGAAGCAGACAACTTGTTCAAAATAA TCATCGAAATGAATGCAATAGAAGTACACAACTCATTAGATCAACAACTCCTGCGTGCTGATGAGTCTATCGGGACAACTCGACACACACTGACCATCGGAGATGGAAAACTTGAACTCGACTCAAGAAACTTGGAGACGAATCTCAAGCTGGACTTAACTGGATTGGCCTACGTCAAGTTTGGATGTGATTCAGGTACCGCTTGTATTTGGACTCTTCATGAAGTCCTATGTTCTTGGAAAtga
- the LOC117290772 gene encoding fibrinogen-like protein 1, whose amino-acid sequence MALFIRSLLVALIVKSQVELQVEASSNHRTVSCELQTSSKIDELRLIVENYLVILDDEVRNTQDLVKELQGAVLTNQERATSEQEETRRMVSELQVAASTNQERATSEQEETRRMVSELQGAVSTNQETTTSELEETRRMVSELQGAVLTNQETTTSELEKTRRIVSELQGAVATNETTSAVQGIRRQLEQLQGSLFPLVRDLHVRFAFKDCSEVLARGVSTSGVYTVQPLCSSEAFRVYCDMETDGGGWTVFQRRQDGSVDFYLDFANYSRGFGNLEGEFWLGNDNLHRLTAQGEYELRVDLTKFDNVTGYAIYDTFRIADVSHNYRLTVGGYSGNTGDSLSAHNNMAFTTKDREYDDSSRNCAVYRKGAWWYRYCTDCNLNGRYFNEATYNIKRIMWNGFSGNLSLKRTEIKIRRKL is encoded by the exons ATGGCCTTGTTTATCCGTTCACTCTTGGTCGCTCTGATCGTGAAGTCTCAAGTTGAGCTACAAGTTGAAGCTTCCAGCAACCACAGAACGGTTTCATGTGAGCTACAAACAAGTAGTAAGATAGACGAGTTGAGGCTTATAGTAGAAAACTACCTCGTCATTCTTGACGATGAAGTCAGAAACACACAAGATCTGGTGAAAGAGTTACAGGGTGCAGTATTGACCAACCAAGAAAGGGCCACCTCTGAGCAAGAGGAAACACGTCGAATGGTTAGTGAGTTGCaggttgcggcatcaaccaacCAAGAAAGGGCCACCTCTGAGCAAGAGGAAACACGTCGAATGGTTAGCGAGTTGCAGGGTGCAGTATCgaccaaccaagaaacaaccaCCTCTGAGCTGGAGGAAACACGTCGTATGGTTAGTGAGTTGCAGGGTGCGGTATTgaccaaccaagaaacaaccaCCTCTGAGCTGGAGAAAACACGTCGTATAGTTAGTGAGTTGCAGGGTGCAGTAGCGACCAACGAAACAACCTCTGCGGTACAGGGCATAAGACGACAGCTAGAACAGCTGCAAGGCTCTCTATTTCCATTGGTGCGAGACCTTCATGTAAGAT TTGCCTTTAAGGATTGCTCGGAAGTTCTTGCGAGGGGTGTATCAACCAGTGGTGTGTACACGGTTCAACCTCTATGCTCCAGTGAAGCTTTCCGAGTATACTGTGATATGGAAACAGACGGTGGTGGATGGACG GTTTTCCAGAGGCGCCAAGACGGCAGTGTAGATTTCTATTTGGACTTTGCTAACTACAGCCGGGGCTTTGGGAATCTGGAGGGAGAGTTTTGGCTCGGTAACGACAACTTGCACCGTCTGACCGCTCAGGGCGAGTACGAACTCCGCGTAGATCTCACAAAATTCGACAACGTTACTGGGTATGCCATCTACGATACGTTCAGAATCGCCGATGTGAGTCACAACTACAGGTTGACAGTAGGAGGTTACTCAGGAAATACAG GAGACTCGTTATCAGCTCACAATAACATGGCCTTTACGACCAAAGACCGAGAATACGATGACAGTTCACGTAACTGTGCCGTGTATCGCAAAGGAGCCTGGTGGTACCGTTATTGCACCGACTGTAATTTGAACGGAAGATACTTCAATGAGGCCACTTACAACATAAAAAGAATTATGTGGAATGGCTTTTCGGGAAACCTCTCACTCAAAAGAACTGAGATAAAAATTAGAAGAAAACTGTAG
- the LOC117290064 gene encoding unconventional myosin-VI-like, which produces MALFIRSLLVALIVMSQVELQVEASSNQRTVSCELQTSSKIDVLRLIVENYLVILDDEVRNTQHLVKEMQGAVLTNQERATSEQEETRRMVSELQGAVSTNQERVTSEQEETRRMVSELQVAASTNQERATSEQEETRRMVSELQGAVSTNQERATSEQEETRRMVSELQVAASTNQERATSEQEETRRMVSELQGAVSTNQETTTSELEETRRMVSELQGAVLTNQETTTSELEKTRRIVSELQGAVATNQETTTSELEGTRRAVSELQVAVATNQQTDTSEVQGIRRQLEQLHGSLFPWVLDIQGRRLF; this is translated from the exons ATGGCCTTGTTTATCCGTTCACTCTTGGTCGCTCTGATCGTGATGTCTCAAGTTGAACTACAAGTTGAAGCTTCCAGCAACCAGAGAACGGTTTCATGTGAGCTACAAACAAGTAGTAAGATAGACGTGTTGAGGCTTATAGTAGAAAACTACCTCGTCATTCTTGACGATGAAGTCAGAAACACACAACATCTGGTGAAAGAGATGCAGGGTGCAGTATTGACCAACCAAGAAAGGGCCACCTCTGAGCAAGAGGAAACACGTCGAATGGTTAGTGAGTTGCAGGGTGCAGTATCGACCAACCAAGAAAGGGTCACCTCTGAGCAAGAGGAAACACGTCGAATGGTTAGTGAGTTGCaggttgcggcatcaaccaacCAAGAAAGGGCCACCTCTGAGCAAGAGGAAACACGTCGAATGGTTAGTGAGTTGCAGGGTGCAGTATCGACCAACCAAGAAAGGGCCACCTCTGAGCAAGAGGAAACACGTCGAATGGTTAGTGAGTTGCaggttgcggcatcaaccaacCAAGAAAGGGCCACCTCTGAGCAAGAGGAAACACGTCGAATGGTTAGTGAGTTGCAGGGTGCAGTATCgaccaaccaagaaacaaccaCCTCTGAGCTGGAGGAAACACGTCGTATGGTTAGTGAGTTGCAGGGTGCGGTATTgaccaaccaagaaacaaccaCCTCTGAGCTGGAGAAAACACGTCGTATAGTTAGTGAGTTGCAGGGTGCAGTAGCgaccaaccaagaaacaaccaCCTCTGAGCTGGAGGGAACACGTCGTGCAGTTAGTGAGTTACAGGTCGCAGTAGCGACCAACCAACAAACGGACACCTCCGAGGTACAGGGCATAAGACGACAGCTAGAACAGCTGCATGGCTCTCTATTTCCATGGGTGCTAGACATTCAGGGAAGac GATTGTTCTGA
- the LOC117290854 gene encoding ficolin-2-like translates to METDGGGWTVFQRRQDGSVDFYLDFANYSRGFGNLGGEFWLGNDNLHRLTAQGEYELRVDLTDFDDVTGYAIYDTFSIADVSDNYRLTVGGYSGNTGDSLSYTDNMAFTTKDRDSDVWSPVNCAVDRKGAWWYHSCTLCNLNGRYFNEAIRNKEGIRWNGFSGRLSLKRTEMKINNNYTL, encoded by the exons ATGGAAACAGACGGTGGTGGATGGACG GTTTTCCAGAGGCGCCAAGACGGCAGTGTAGATTTCTATTTGGACTTTGCTAACTACAGCCGGGGCTTTGGGAATCTGGGGGGAGAGTTTTGGCTCGGTAACGACAACTTGCACCGTCTGACCGCTCAGGGCGAGTACGAACTCCGCGTAGATCTCACAGACTTCGACGACGTTACTGGGTATGCCATCTACGATACGTTCAGCATCGCCGATGTGAGTGACAACTACAGGTTGACAGTAGGAGGTTACTCAGGAAATACAG GAGACTCGTTATCGTACACCGATAACATGGCCTTTACGACCAAAGACCGAGACAGCGATGTCTGGAGTCCTGTTAACTGTGCCGTGGATCGCAAAGGAGCCTGGTGGTACCATAGTTGCACCTTATGTAATTTGAACGGAAGATACTTCAATGAGGCCATTCGCAACAAAGAAGGAATTAGGTGGAATGGCTTTTCGGGTCGGCTCTCACTCAAAAgaactgagatgaaaattaataataattatacactttga